Proteins encoded in a region of the Magallana gigas chromosome 8, xbMagGiga1.1, whole genome shotgun sequence genome:
- the LOC105323141 gene encoding leucine-rich repeat-containing protein 27 isoform X3, which produces MKIKEKLESEMATLDDHPDIDNLDIGDNVDESSESEIDRLDLYSPGLDSPTERGVAKTKKDEDLILKIIKQTRTLGSNTLELCDKKMLQIPRELLEMNNLEYLYLEGNELTSLPDDFFDCLPRLTWLDLRRNKLLRLPSVYTGRHNHLRTLLLEGNKLRSLPLELGLIKSLNGLNISNNPIEFPPKDIMEKGTAEILKFLREMLQAKSSGQLLNGSPGNGSSSSSDDWDDGDDLQDYAKRRQRTLALDDAKSTTTKSSDPFGPVPQPVALHRPVSYTDKKQEKAEKVRRAGASGTVESVDSTYFVTEAFNEENSFRHMIESGRMDSLHQVSLNRWKTSCSRKKSAASVMNWKVNPYPEPPPEEYANFKMTEERKLAKVKEHKQKTDAIIQRRKDDEVLKDWRVKTKKIQQKKHYESMVKGTKDYTDAVEKAPFDIDKNHMKIPTNEERIKEDVKNAHEKVRRAMSPTTRQRVEEEKQTRIRELERRIKQHTSLMHERRKLPKGTPQEEMEAARRELEIVKSLQKDLLMRYQELKAWTTDSLVSKKFPHAFGRSSYSTSSGTVWQ; this is translated from the exons atgaaaatcaaagaaaaattggAATCTGAGATGGCAACTCTTGATGATCATCCAGATATCGACAATTTGGATATCGGTGACAATGTTGATGAGTCGTCGGAAAGTGAAATTGATCGATTGGATTTGTATTCCCCTGGTCTCGATTCGCCGACAGAAAGGGGAGTCGCAAAAACGAAGAAAGATGaagatcttattttaaaaattataaaacagacAAGGACACTTGGTTCAAATACATTAGAACTGtgtgataaaaaaatgttgcaGATTCCACGCGAACTGTTAGAGATGAATAACCTTGAG TACCTGTACCTAGAAGGAAACGAACTGACTAGTCTTCCGGACGATTTTTTCGACTGCTTGCCACGACTAACATGGCTCGATCTCAGGAGGAACAAACTTTTACGATTACCAAGCGTGTACACTGGTCGACACAATCACCTCCGAACACTTCTTCTGGAAGGAAACAAACTCAGAAGTCTTCCCCTTGAACTAG GTTTAATTAAGAGTTTAAATGGTCTGAATATAAGCAACAACCCCATTGAATTTCCACCGAAAGACATCATGGAGAAAGGCACTGCAGAAATCCTGAAATTCCTACGAGAGATGCTCCAGGCCAAGTCATCCGGTCAACTCTTGAACG GTTCCCCAGGTAATGGTAGCAGCAGTAGTTCTGATGACTGGGATGATGGAGATGACCTTCAGGACTACGCCAAGCGGCGTCAGCGGACCCTGGCCCTGGACGATGCCAAGAGCACCACCACCAAGTCCTCAGACCCATTTGGACCGGTGCCACAGCCGGTGGCTCTCCACCGCCCGGTCAGTTACACAGACAAAAAACAGGAGAAGGCGGAGAAAGTGCGCCGTGCGGGGGCGTCTGGAACTGTGGAAAG TGTTGATTCTACATACTTTGTGACAGAAGCTTTCAATGAGGAGAATAG TTTTCGACACATGATAGAGTCAGGCAGGATGGACTCCCTGCATCAGGTCTCCTTGAACAGATGGAAGACAAGTTGCAG TCGTAAAAAGTCTGCCGCTAGCGTGATGAACTGGAAAGTAAACCCCTACCCTGAACCTCCACCCGAGGAATACGCTAACTTCAAGATGACAGAGGAGCGCAAGCTGGCCAAGGTCAAAGAGCACAAACAGAAAACAGACGCCATTATCCAGAGGAGAAA AGATGATGAAGTGCTTAAAGACTGGCgagtaaaaacaaagaaaatacagCAAAAGAAGCACTACGAAAGTATGGTGAAGGGAACAAAGG ATTATACTGATGCTGTTGAGAAAGCCCCCTTTGACATCGACAAAAACCACATGAAAATTCCCACCAATGAAGAGAGAATTAAG GAAGATGTAAAGAATGCCCATGAAAAGGTGCGCCGTGCCATGTCACCGACCACTCGACAGCGAGTGGAGGAGGAAAA ACAAACAAGGATCAGGGAATTAGAGAGGAGAATCAAACAGCACACCTCACTAATGCACGAGAGACGGAAACTCCCCAAGGGAACCCCACAGGAAGAAATGGAGGCCGCCAGAAGGGAGCTGGAAATT GTGAAATCTCTGCAGAAAGACCTCTTGATGCGCTATCAGGAACTCAAAGCGTGGACCACAG ATTCATTGGTCTCCAAAAAGTTTCCTCATGCATTTG GTAGAAGTTCTTATAGTACCTCTTCAGGTACTGTGTGGCAATAG
- the LOC105323141 gene encoding leucine-rich repeat-containing protein 27 isoform X6, whose protein sequence is MKIKEKLESEMATLDDHPDIDNLDIGDNVDESSESEIDRLDLYSPGLDSPTERGVAKTKKDEDLILKIIKQTRTLGSNTLELCDKKMLQIPRELLEMNNLEYLYLEGNELTSLPDDFFDCLPRLTWLDLRRNKLLRLPSVYTGRHNHLRTLLLEGNKLRSLPLELGLIKSLNGLNISNNPIEFPPKDIMEKGTAEILKFLREMLQAKSSGQLLNGSPGNGSSSSSDDWDDGDDLQDYAKRRQRTLALDDAKSTTTKSSDPFGPVPQPVALHRPVSYTDKKQEKAEKVRRAGASGTVESVDSTYFVTEAFNEENSFRHMIESGRMDSLHQVSLNRWKTSCSRKKSAASVMNWKVNPYPEPPPEEYANFKMTEERKLAKVKEHKQKTDAIIQRRKDDEVLKDWRVKTKKIQQKKHYESMVKGTKDYTDAVEKAPFDIDKNHMKIPTNEERIKEDVKNAHEKVRRAMSPTTRQRVEEEKQTRIRELERRIKQHTSLMHERRKLPKGTPQEEMEAARRELEIVKSLQKDLLMRYQELKAWTTGRSSYSTSSGTVWQ, encoded by the exons atgaaaatcaaagaaaaattggAATCTGAGATGGCAACTCTTGATGATCATCCAGATATCGACAATTTGGATATCGGTGACAATGTTGATGAGTCGTCGGAAAGTGAAATTGATCGATTGGATTTGTATTCCCCTGGTCTCGATTCGCCGACAGAAAGGGGAGTCGCAAAAACGAAGAAAGATGaagatcttattttaaaaattataaaacagacAAGGACACTTGGTTCAAATACATTAGAACTGtgtgataaaaaaatgttgcaGATTCCACGCGAACTGTTAGAGATGAATAACCTTGAG TACCTGTACCTAGAAGGAAACGAACTGACTAGTCTTCCGGACGATTTTTTCGACTGCTTGCCACGACTAACATGGCTCGATCTCAGGAGGAACAAACTTTTACGATTACCAAGCGTGTACACTGGTCGACACAATCACCTCCGAACACTTCTTCTGGAAGGAAACAAACTCAGAAGTCTTCCCCTTGAACTAG GTTTAATTAAGAGTTTAAATGGTCTGAATATAAGCAACAACCCCATTGAATTTCCACCGAAAGACATCATGGAGAAAGGCACTGCAGAAATCCTGAAATTCCTACGAGAGATGCTCCAGGCCAAGTCATCCGGTCAACTCTTGAACG GTTCCCCAGGTAATGGTAGCAGCAGTAGTTCTGATGACTGGGATGATGGAGATGACCTTCAGGACTACGCCAAGCGGCGTCAGCGGACCCTGGCCCTGGACGATGCCAAGAGCACCACCACCAAGTCCTCAGACCCATTTGGACCGGTGCCACAGCCGGTGGCTCTCCACCGCCCGGTCAGTTACACAGACAAAAAACAGGAGAAGGCGGAGAAAGTGCGCCGTGCGGGGGCGTCTGGAACTGTGGAAAG TGTTGATTCTACATACTTTGTGACAGAAGCTTTCAATGAGGAGAATAG TTTTCGACACATGATAGAGTCAGGCAGGATGGACTCCCTGCATCAGGTCTCCTTGAACAGATGGAAGACAAGTTGCAG TCGTAAAAAGTCTGCCGCTAGCGTGATGAACTGGAAAGTAAACCCCTACCCTGAACCTCCACCCGAGGAATACGCTAACTTCAAGATGACAGAGGAGCGCAAGCTGGCCAAGGTCAAAGAGCACAAACAGAAAACAGACGCCATTATCCAGAGGAGAAA AGATGATGAAGTGCTTAAAGACTGGCgagtaaaaacaaagaaaatacagCAAAAGAAGCACTACGAAAGTATGGTGAAGGGAACAAAGG ATTATACTGATGCTGTTGAGAAAGCCCCCTTTGACATCGACAAAAACCACATGAAAATTCCCACCAATGAAGAGAGAATTAAG GAAGATGTAAAGAATGCCCATGAAAAGGTGCGCCGTGCCATGTCACCGACCACTCGACAGCGAGTGGAGGAGGAAAA ACAAACAAGGATCAGGGAATTAGAGAGGAGAATCAAACAGCACACCTCACTAATGCACGAGAGACGGAAACTCCCCAAGGGAACCCCACAGGAAGAAATGGAGGCCGCCAGAAGGGAGCTGGAAATT GTGAAATCTCTGCAGAAAGACCTCTTGATGCGCTATCAGGAACTCAAAGCGTGGACCACAG GTAGAAGTTCTTATAGTACCTCTTCAGGTACTGTGTGGCAATAG